In Acinetobacter sp. WCHAc010034, a genomic segment contains:
- a CDS encoding MarR family winged helix-turn-helix transcriptional regulator, giving the protein MAQNQMQLEQKYKALLNEAEQRKIPGIEGILLCFQTLSLASMIDRDCAIQLAPYDLSEGRFVLLFLLDAAPEGLAPKILAERAGITRATVTGLLDRLERDALIERHADADDRRALTIRLTQQGKEMAKTVFEHHSRWIASIFGNLSAQERSQLTVLLGKVASNIRNEMS; this is encoded by the coding sequence ATGGCACAAAACCAAATGCAGCTTGAACAAAAATACAAGGCCCTATTAAACGAGGCCGAACAGCGGAAAATACCAGGCATCGAAGGTATCCTGCTGTGCTTTCAAACGCTTTCACTTGCGTCAATGATTGATCGTGATTGCGCAATTCAGCTAGCGCCTTACGACTTGTCAGAAGGAAGATTTGTGCTTCTATTTTTACTTGATGCTGCTCCTGAAGGGTTAGCACCTAAAATATTAGCTGAACGGGCTGGCATCACCCGCGCAACAGTCACTGGACTGCTAGATAGATTGGAACGTGATGCCTTAATTGAGCGGCATGCAGATGCTGATGACCGCCGCGCTTTAACAATCCGGCTCACCCAACAGGGCAAAGAAATGGCTAAAACAGTGTTTGAACACCATAGCCGCTGGATCGCCAGTATTTTTGGCAATCTTTCAGCACAAGAACGCTCTCAATTGACAGTTCTGCTGGGAAAAGTGGCCAGCAATATTAGGAACGAAATGTCATGA
- a CDS encoding TonB-dependent siderophore receptor, whose product MYILQLNNKKNTIKPIVLSIHLALFSGLSILNTSANATENSQNLQYNIDASNLNHVLNQFAKQSGITIHTKNLELNQSKSSGLKGAYSIEQGLELILSDSRLKASKTNDGYIIVKKELNSPKIISNKTNNTAPENLPYTSATSQLPTIRVVAENEVGYKANHISLGKLAQSVKENPQSVSVITNKRIEDSGWATIDQALAQTTGMTVQTSGNVTTNYYSRGFEVAVQKDGINSGYASGGERELESLAMYEQVEIQRGASGLLTGAGQPGGVVNLVRKKPLHEDQINIALKAGSWNTWNATFDTSNTFFDDNRLRSRFIADYEDKEYFFDIAENKNLALYGILEYDVLPDTTLTFGGTYNSREAVPEITGVPRNADGSDSKFDKTKYLGAAWNKWNIDSYSLFTGITHNFNDDWSLKINGQYENRVLNYQRAFYDPNDLNINTQVFNQLTGYYSGDMRIKDYGFDATLNGKFQAFNQSHDLVFGYTSQRIEEPRPWKSLLPIKIPAVSLEEFDPYNVPYPDMPDVPTTTQRETTQKAFFAMTRLNPIEPLHVIIGARLSDWKFTNKNIITGANTGTYEDKNVLTPYGGIVFDINDQLSAYASYADTFRVQSNNYTSQGKPLDPAVGANYEIGLKRELWDGQAIISAAMFRIDEDNRALEDPDHPKPCSGSPSQGACYINAGKVRSQGFETEFTGELLPNLHLTTGYTYNKTEYLSDTSTNQGNSYSTFTPKHIFKLWSSYNLPFYDQRLTIGGGVNLQSKAKNISKNIEIEQSGYGLWNAFANYKVSDQINIGFNINNIFDKTYYKKLGSITNGNYYGDPRNFMITLRAKY is encoded by the coding sequence ATGTATATACTGCAATTAAACAATAAAAAGAACACGATTAAGCCAATCGTTCTTTCTATTCATTTGGCACTTTTCTCAGGGCTATCAATATTAAATACGTCAGCAAATGCAACAGAGAATAGTCAAAACTTGCAATATAATATAGATGCATCCAATTTAAATCATGTTTTGAATCAATTCGCAAAGCAGTCTGGTATCACAATTCACACTAAAAATTTAGAACTGAACCAAAGTAAAAGTAGTGGCCTTAAAGGAGCCTATAGCATAGAGCAAGGACTTGAACTGATACTATCAGACAGCAGATTAAAAGCCAGCAAGACAAACGATGGCTATATAATTGTAAAAAAAGAACTAAATTCCCCCAAAATAATATCAAATAAAACTAATAATACAGCTCCAGAAAACTTGCCTTATACTTCCGCTACTTCACAGCTTCCAACGATTAGAGTAGTCGCAGAAAATGAAGTTGGTTATAAAGCGAATCATATTTCTTTAGGAAAGCTCGCACAGTCAGTTAAAGAAAATCCGCAGTCGGTAAGCGTTATCACAAATAAAAGAATTGAAGACAGCGGCTGGGCGACCATTGATCAAGCATTAGCCCAAACTACCGGAATGACTGTACAAACCTCTGGGAATGTGACGACAAACTACTACAGCAGGGGATTTGAAGTTGCAGTTCAAAAAGATGGAATTAATTCTGGCTATGCGTCAGGAGGTGAGCGTGAGCTAGAAAGTCTTGCTATGTACGAACAAGTCGAAATACAGCGCGGTGCTTCCGGCTTATTAACAGGTGCAGGACAGCCAGGCGGAGTTGTGAATCTCGTCAGAAAAAAGCCTCTTCATGAAGATCAAATCAATATTGCGCTTAAAGCCGGTTCTTGGAATACATGGAATGCGACATTCGATACATCTAACACCTTTTTTGATGACAACCGCCTACGCAGCCGCTTTATAGCTGATTACGAAGATAAAGAATATTTTTTTGATATTGCCGAAAACAAGAATTTAGCGTTGTACGGTATTCTCGAATATGATGTTCTTCCAGATACCACTTTAACATTTGGGGGAACTTATAATAGCCGGGAGGCTGTTCCTGAAATTACTGGTGTACCAAGAAATGCTGACGGCAGTGACAGTAAGTTTGATAAAACCAAATATTTAGGTGCCGCGTGGAATAAATGGAATATTGACTCCTATTCACTATTTACAGGAATTACTCATAACTTTAATGATGATTGGTCTTTAAAAATTAATGGGCAATATGAAAACCGGGTTCTAAATTATCAACGTGCTTTCTATGATCCAAACGATCTTAATATAAATACACAAGTATTTAACCAACTGACTGGATATTATAGCGGTGATATGCGAATTAAGGACTATGGCTTTGATGCAACTCTAAATGGTAAATTCCAAGCTTTTAATCAAAGCCATGATCTGGTATTTGGATACACATCACAACGAATAGAAGAACCCCGCCCATGGAAGTCACTACTACCTATAAAAATTCCCGCGGTTAGTCTAGAAGAATTTGACCCATATAATGTTCCCTATCCTGATATGCCAGATGTACCAACAACTACGCAGCGTGAAACCACGCAAAAAGCATTTTTTGCAATGACGCGCTTAAATCCAATTGAACCTTTGCATGTAATTATTGGTGCACGATTAAGTGACTGGAAATTTACAAATAAAAATATTATTACAGGAGCAAATACAGGTACATATGAAGATAAAAATGTTTTAACTCCATATGGTGGTATTGTCTTTGATATTAATGATCAACTTTCAGCATATGCAAGTTATGCAGATACATTCCGTGTTCAAAGCAATAATTATACCTCTCAAGGTAAGCCTCTAGATCCTGCAGTAGGTGCGAATTATGAAATCGGTTTAAAACGTGAACTATGGGATGGACAAGCAATTATTTCTGCAGCCATGTTCCGTATCGATGAGGATAATCGGGCACTGGAAGATCCAGATCATCCTAAACCTTGCAGTGGCTCACCTAGTCAAGGTGCATGCTACATCAATGCAGGTAAAGTCAGAAGTCAAGGTTTTGAAACTGAATTTACAGGCGAACTGTTACCTAACCTTCACCTAACCACAGGCTACACTTACAACAAAACAGAATATCTCAGTGACACATCAACCAATCAAGGAAACAGTTACAGCACCTTTACACCGAAGCATATATTTAAATTATGGAGCAGCTATAATTTACCTTTTTATGATCAGCGCCTAACGATAGGCGGTGGTGTCAACCTACAAAGCAAAGCTAAAAATATCAGTAAAAATATTGAAATTGAGCAAAGTGGTTATGGTTTATGGAATGCCTTTGCAAATTATAAGGTGTCTGATCAAATTAATATTGGCTTCAATATAAATAATATTTTTGATAAAACCTATTATAAGAAGTTAGGATCTATTACAAATGGAAACTATTATGGAGATCCTCGTAATTTCATGATTACACTCCGAGCCAAATATTAA
- a CDS encoding SDR family NAD(P)-dependent oxidoreductase translates to MNKPHKTFLVYGVSKGLGKAIVQKVPQPADKVYGVSRTEPDSLPHLNWINADLSSPNQAAAAIKQHIGREKIDVLIYNVGIWESTAFTDHYNFNEIPPLEIHNIIHTNITSCIQSIQLLIENLKLSDNAKIILIGSTWGVDNHNGSEVVFSATKFALRGIAQSLREILREDAIGVSVLNLGYLASDYDIDVPAAQILEETDSSLIPLSDAIQAILFIISTTKAACIKEILMPAMADRNM, encoded by the coding sequence ATGAATAAGCCGCATAAAACATTTCTGGTTTATGGCGTGAGTAAAGGCCTGGGAAAAGCCATTGTGCAAAAAGTGCCGCAGCCTGCAGATAAAGTCTACGGTGTTTCCCGGACTGAACCGGACAGCTTGCCCCATTTAAATTGGATTAATGCTGACCTGTCCTCCCCTAATCAAGCTGCAGCCGCCATAAAGCAGCACATAGGCAGGGAGAAAATAGATGTCCTCATTTATAATGTCGGCATATGGGAAAGCACGGCGTTTACAGATCATTATAATTTCAATGAAATCCCGCCACTCGAAATTCATAATATCATTCATACCAATATCACTTCATGCATTCAGTCCATTCAATTGCTGATTGAAAACTTAAAATTATCGGATAATGCAAAAATAATTCTGATCGGCTCAACATGGGGCGTTGATAATCACAATGGATCGGAAGTCGTTTTTTCCGCGACAAAGTTCGCTTTGCGGGGAATAGCGCAGTCGCTGAGAGAAATATTGCGTGAAGACGCCATAGGGGTAAGTGTTTTAAATTTAGGCTACCTTGCCTCAGACTATGATATTGATGTTCCTGCGGCTCAAATACTGGAAGAAACTGATTCTTCCCTCATTCCCTTATCTGACGCAATACAGGCCATTCTTTTTATCATCTCGACCACAAAAGCAGCCTGTATCAAAGAAATATTAATGCCTGCTATGGCTGACAGGAATATGTAG
- a CDS encoding type II toxin-antitoxin system HigB family toxin, with translation MHVITHAKILEAIEKWPQAETALDGWYRIIKANDPKDFADMKHYFPAVDKVGKFHVFDIGGNKIRLIAVVMYQAKRLYIRHVLSHKEYDKGHWKEG, from the coding sequence ATGCATGTGATCACCCACGCCAAAATTCTGGAAGCAATCGAAAAGTGGCCGCAGGCTGAAACGGCATTAGATGGCTGGTATCGAATAATTAAAGCAAATGATCCTAAAGATTTTGCAGATATGAAGCATTATTTTCCTGCTGTTGATAAGGTTGGAAAATTTCATGTATTTGATATAGGCGGAAATAAAATCAGATTGATTGCTGTGGTTATGTATCAGGCAAAACGGCTGTATATCCGTCATGTTCTATCTCATAAAGAGTACGATAAAGGTCATTGGAAGGAGGGTTAA
- a CDS encoding AraC family transcriptional regulator, with amino-acid sequence MKTNLTIRSYSKQFRSHVHPCHNQLVLPLQGSINIKMEGYCGKVTVGECVVILCGIEHAFNAEEAARFIVVDMDELPENIINSKRIVFSLTPPMMSFLQFIEKQIEFQVNMEIESCILNIFSKLLSQQTDSRELDSRIRDVKIYISQNLERPLPIQELADMACLSATQFKKVFTSDLGVSVYQYIIQERMEKAKALIVHTDLPLQHIAEKVGYKDQSAFSRRFANYYGMPPRDFSRK; translated from the coding sequence ATGAAAACAAATTTAACCATACGCTCTTACAGTAAGCAGTTTAGAAGTCATGTACATCCTTGCCATAATCAATTGGTGCTGCCACTTCAAGGAAGCATAAATATTAAAATGGAAGGTTACTGCGGCAAGGTAACTGTAGGAGAGTGCGTTGTCATCTTATGCGGTATTGAGCATGCATTTAATGCTGAAGAGGCCGCGCGCTTCATTGTTGTTGATATGGACGAATTGCCAGAAAATATAATTAACTCTAAAAGGATAGTCTTTTCTCTTACACCTCCTATGATGAGTTTTCTGCAATTTATTGAAAAGCAAATTGAATTTCAAGTAAATATGGAAATTGAAAGCTGCATTCTGAACATTTTTTCTAAGCTGCTTTCTCAGCAAACTGATAGCCGGGAGCTGGACAGCCGTATCCGGGATGTGAAAATTTATATTTCACAGAATCTTGAAAGGCCTTTGCCAATTCAGGAATTGGCAGATATGGCTTGTTTAAGCGCAACCCAATTTAAAAAGGTTTTTACAAGTGATTTAGGGGTAAGCGTATACCAGTATATTATTCAAGAAAGAATGGAAAAAGCTAAAGCACTTATTGTTCATACCGACCTGCCGCTTCAGCATATTGCCGAAAAGGTTGGATATAAAGATCAGTCAGCTTTTAGCCGCAGGTTTGCAAATTATTATGGTATGCCTCCCAGAGACTTTTCACGGAAATAA
- a CDS encoding linear amide C-N hydrolase — translation MNNALKKVLFAAGLMVAAEMAAACTRVVYLGDNDVITARSMDWKQETGTDLWILPSKVKRTGLAGPKSIQWTSKYGSVVATGYDVATTDGVNEKGLAANLLWLVESDYPDAKTNKKPPLSISLWAQYVLDNYATVDEAVKALEKEPFIVVTDVVPGDKRLTTLHLSISDASGDSAIIEYIGGKQVIHHSREYQVMTNSPTFDQQLALNAYWQKIGGTVMLPGTNRASDRFARASFYIDAIPKNASHEHSLASVFGVIRNVSVPFGLNTAEEPNISSTRWRTVVDHKRGLYFFESAVSPNTFWVDLKDINFNNGQTRKLELGPDQAKVYAGKANASFKTAKPFEFLGIQ, via the coding sequence ATGAATAATGCATTAAAAAAAGTATTGTTTGCTGCCGGCCTTATGGTTGCGGCGGAGATGGCTGCAGCATGTACGCGTGTAGTCTATCTTGGGGATAATGATGTCATTACAGCCCGCTCAATGGACTGGAAGCAGGAGACTGGAACAGATCTATGGATTTTGCCAAGCAAGGTTAAGCGCACTGGTTTAGCGGGTCCAAAGTCAATTCAGTGGACATCTAAATACGGCAGCGTTGTAGCAACCGGTTATGATGTCGCTACAACAGATGGCGTCAATGAAAAAGGCTTAGCTGCAAATTTATTATGGCTGGTAGAATCAGACTATCCAGATGCTAAAACCAATAAAAAGCCGCCATTGAGCATTTCATTATGGGCGCAGTATGTACTTGATAACTATGCAACTGTAGATGAGGCTGTTAAAGCGCTGGAAAAAGAGCCGTTCATTGTTGTAACAGATGTAGTGCCTGGCGACAAGCGGTTAACTACCCTGCATTTATCGATCTCTGATGCATCTGGCGACAGCGCCATTATTGAGTATATTGGCGGAAAACAGGTGATTCACCATAGCCGTGAATATCAGGTCATGACGAACTCGCCGACATTTGACCAGCAGCTTGCGCTGAATGCTTACTGGCAGAAAATTGGCGGAACAGTAATGCTGCCGGGAACCAACCGCGCTTCTGACCGCTTTGCCCGCGCTTCGTTTTATATTGACGCTATTCCTAAAAATGCCAGTCATGAACACTCTTTAGCGAGTGTTTTCGGTGTGATTCGAAATGTATCTGTTCCTTTTGGCCTTAACACAGCAGAAGAACCGAATATATCTTCTACACGCTGGCGCACTGTTGTAGACCACAAGCGCGGCCTGTATTTCTTTGAATCTGCAGTATCGCCAAATACGTTTTGGGTCGATTTGAAAGACATCAATTTCAATAATGGCCAGACCCGCAAGCTTGAATTGGGCCCGGATCAGGCAAAAGTATATGCAGGAAAGGCCAATGCATCCTTTAAAACGGCAAAACCTTTTGAATTTCTCGGTATCCAGTAA
- a CDS encoding DUF6616 family protein: MHHYLVELYTPNAVWQSLPIEERKQYLNNVGVAMGSLSSMGVEVLTLTETVHEIDQASEHQFLGIWRFPNQQAREALLEGIHSSGWYKYFNHINAAGTEGSFPQHIDALANT; this comes from the coding sequence ATGCATCATTATCTCGTCGAATTATATACACCAAATGCTGTTTGGCAGTCCTTGCCTATTGAAGAGCGCAAGCAGTATTTGAACAATGTTGGGGTTGCAATGGGGAGCTTGTCCAGTATGGGGGTTGAGGTCTTAACATTGACTGAAACAGTTCATGAAATTGATCAAGCCAGCGAGCATCAGTTTTTAGGCATTTGGCGTTTTCCAAATCAACAGGCCCGTGAAGCTTTGCTTGAAGGAATTCACTCCAGCGGCTGGTATAAATATTTCAACCATATCAATGCTGCTGGTACTGAGGGAAGCTTTCCTCAGCATATTGATGCTTTAGCAAATACTTAA
- a CDS encoding PQQ-dependent sugar dehydrogenase has translation MSAHFLRLIAGSAIAAALTGCAAPSSSSIMDGYGPQPNLPEPKTSLLPTVNIAPAKGWPVGVMPIPAAGLKVQAFARGLEHPRWLYVLPNGDVLVAETDAPPKPDDSKGLKGKIAKLVMKRAGSSHPSANRISLLRDTNGDGVADQKTAFLQNLNSPFGMALAGNMLYVANTDALMRFPYQDGAAQINASGIKVLDLPAGALNHHWTKNVIANPAGTKLYITVGSNSNVAENGFDKEAGRALIMEFDIASGKARPFAAGLRNPNGMGWQPQSGALWTVVNERDELGNDLVPDYMTSVKDDAFYGWPYSYYGQHVDTRVEPQNPELVARAIKPDYALGNHTASLGLVFYAAELMPQYRGGALIGQHGSWNRKPHSGYKVIFVPFRNGQPSGTPQDVLTGFLSDQGDAFGRPVGVAVDFSGAILVADDVGDIIWRVSPLAQKLMKAK, from the coding sequence ATGTCTGCTCACTTTTTACGGCTTATTGCCGGCTCTGCCATTGCCGCGGCGCTAACAGGATGCGCCGCACCATCCAGCTCTTCAATTATGGACGGCTATGGCCCTCAGCCTAATCTGCCTGAACCCAAAACAAGCCTGCTGCCCACAGTTAATATTGCTCCCGCCAAAGGCTGGCCTGTGGGCGTTATGCCAATACCCGCTGCAGGTTTGAAAGTGCAGGCATTTGCAAGAGGGCTTGAGCATCCGCGCTGGCTATATGTCTTGCCTAATGGCGATGTGCTGGTGGCCGAAACCGATGCGCCGCCTAAGCCAGATGACAGCAAGGGGCTGAAAGGAAAAATCGCTAAGCTGGTGATGAAGCGGGCAGGGTCATCGCATCCGAGCGCCAACCGCATCAGCCTGCTCCGCGATACCAATGGTGATGGCGTGGCTGACCAGAAAACCGCGTTTCTGCAAAATCTAAATTCTCCATTCGGCATGGCGCTGGCGGGAAATATGCTGTACGTGGCCAATACTGACGCTTTAATGCGCTTTCCTTATCAGGATGGCGCAGCTCAGATTAACGCAAGCGGAATCAAAGTATTGGACTTGCCGGCCGGTGCGCTAAACCATCATTGGACCAAAAACGTCATTGCCAACCCTGCGGGCACGAAGCTTTATATCACTGTAGGCTCAAACAGCAATGTGGCCGAAAATGGCTTTGACAAAGAAGCCGGCCGCGCGCTGATTATGGAATTTGATATCGCCAGCGGCAAGGCGCGGCCATTTGCGGCGGGGCTGCGCAATCCTAATGGCATGGGCTGGCAGCCTCAGAGCGGCGCGCTCTGGACAGTGGTGAATGAGCGCGATGAGCTTGGCAATGACTTGGTGCCTGATTACATGACTTCTGTCAAAGACGACGCTTTCTATGGCTGGCCGTACAGTTACTATGGGCAGCATGTGGACACGCGGGTGGAACCGCAAAACCCTGAACTGGTCGCGCGCGCGATTAAGCCCGATTATGCGCTGGGCAACCATACAGCATCGTTAGGCTTGGTATTTTATGCTGCCGAATTAATGCCTCAATACCGCGGCGGTGCGCTGATTGGCCAGCATGGCTCATGGAACCGCAAGCCGCATAGCGGCTATAAAGTCATTTTTGTGCCATTTAGAAATGGCCAGCCTTCCGGTACGCCGCAAGATGTCTTGACCGGCTTTCTGAGTGATCAAGGTGATGCGTTTGGGCGGCCTGTTGGTGTCGCGGTTGATTTTTCAGGGGCTATTTTGGTCGCCGATGATGTCGGGGATATTATTTGGCGCGTATCCCCGTTGGCGCAGAAACTTATGAAAGCCAAATGA
- a CDS encoding TA system antitoxin ParD family protein — protein MGATAVKIDSEMVAQAKTYGAAQSRSATKQIEYWARIGKIAQDNPDLTFEDISGILIGMAQVKSGTTTPYKFG, from the coding sequence ATGGGTGCTACCGCTGTAAAGATTGACAGTGAAATGGTTGCGCAAGCCAAAACATACGGCGCTGCTCAAAGCCGAAGCGCTACCAAGCAAATTGAATACTGGGCGCGTATCGGTAAAATTGCGCAAGATAACCCCGATTTAACATTTGAAGATATTTCGGGCATTCTAATCGGTATGGCACAAGTAAAATCTGGAACAACTACACCTTATAAGTTTGGCTGA
- a CDS encoding Rha family transcriptional regulator, with the protein MNMMTALSLRAMISNEDGEPKTTSYAVAEAFGKRHSDVLKAIKNMRCSELFAKRNFSLCFEISELQNGKPLKFYQMTKDGWMFLVMGFTGEKADLIKEQFIEAFNWMATQLSQAFQSKWARYNQVSLEYKVRKEEVSSQARGMRMWRDDKLIYENEIIQLEVSLQPQLL; encoded by the coding sequence ATGAACATGATGACAGCCTTAAGTTTACGCGCCATGATCTCAAATGAGGATGGGGAGCCAAAAACGACAAGTTATGCAGTCGCAGAGGCATTTGGTAAACGCCACTCGGATGTACTTAAAGCGATTAAAAATATGCGGTGTTCAGAACTTTTTGCAAAACGCAATTTTTCGCTTTGCTTTGAAATCAGTGAGTTACAGAATGGAAAGCCTTTGAAGTTTTACCAGATGACCAAAGACGGCTGGATGTTTCTAGTAATGGGCTTTACTGGTGAGAAAGCAGATTTAATCAAAGAGCAATTTATTGAAGCCTTCAATTGGATGGCGACCCAGCTTAGCCAGGCTTTTCAATCCAAATGGGCGCGATACAATCAGGTCAGTCTTGAATACAAGGTCAGAAAAGAAGAAGTCAGCAGCCAGGCCCGGGGAATGCGAATGTGGCGGGATGATAAGCTTATTTACGAAAATGAAATTATTCAGCTGGAAGTCAGCCTGCAGCCGCAGTTACTGTAA
- a CDS encoding GFA family protein, producing MIKGSCCCGAVKFELTSAPSMMGTCHCSRCRKLGASTLVFADQKSFNLLQGQEFIQKYEPAPPFSYVRTFCKKCGTALGEIGSESESFPIPVNCLDDDPEIRNQFHVFVSSKPVWYEICDAAQQFQENPA from the coding sequence ATGATTAAAGGTAGCTGCTGCTGCGGTGCTGTTAAGTTTGAATTAACATCGGCCCCGAGCATGATGGGTACATGCCATTGTTCGCGCTGCCGTAAATTAGGCGCCAGCACACTTGTTTTCGCGGATCAAAAATCTTTCAACTTGCTGCAAGGGCAAGAGTTTATACAGAAGTATGAGCCTGCGCCGCCATTCAGCTATGTAAGAACTTTTTGCAAGAAATGCGGGACTGCTCTGGGTGAAATTGGCTCAGAAAGTGAATCATTTCCAATTCCTGTCAACTGTTTAGATGATGATCCGGAAATCAGAAATCAGTTCCATGTATTTGTTTCCTCAAAACCTGTTTGGTATGAAATATGTGATGCTGCCCAGCAGTTTCAGGAAAATCCAGCTTAG
- a CDS encoding type II toxin-antitoxin system RelE/ParE family toxin gives MDKAVKLVANDPDIGERKVGDLLGVSVYKFKMNKQPVLLAYSVDKEDSSIITLYLLKLGSHENFL, from the coding sequence TTGGATAAAGCTGTTAAGCTCGTTGCAAATGATCCTGATATTGGGGAGAGGAAAGTAGGAGACCTGTTAGGTGTCAGCGTATATAAGTTCAAAATGAATAAACAGCCTGTTTTGCTGGCTTATTCAGTAGATAAAGAAGACAGCTCGATAATAACGCTGTATTTGCTCAAATTAGGCAGTCATGAAAATTTTTTATAG
- a CDS encoding carbonic anhydrase, giving the protein MRTWQKSLAVLKNGNSRFIQNKVNNILHHDLELLSEAQNPYAVILCCSDSRVSPDIIFDRGLGDLFVIQNAGNVCDTSVFGSIQYAIQFLKTPLIIVLGHTGCGAVTAAHNHKRMKGPLQSIVSLIDKHIVDGSVLDSTENHTLETAKTLSSALNLHQDKFEQELKVIPAIYNISSGYISWMDIDKEALSIPDH; this is encoded by the coding sequence TTGAGAACCTGGCAAAAATCACTCGCAGTATTAAAAAACGGAAATAGCCGATTTATTCAAAATAAAGTGAACAATATTCTGCATCATGATCTTGAGCTTCTGTCTGAAGCCCAAAATCCTTATGCCGTGATTTTATGCTGCTCAGATTCTAGAGTATCGCCAGATATTATTTTTGACCGCGGTCTTGGCGATTTATTTGTTATTCAAAATGCGGGAAATGTTTGTGATACTTCAGTCTTCGGGAGCATACAGTATGCAATTCAGTTTTTAAAAACACCGCTCATTATCGTGCTTGGCCATACCGGCTGTGGCGCTGTAACAGCAGCGCATAACCATAAGCGTATGAAAGGCCCGCTGCAAAGCATTGTCTCATTAATTGACAAGCATATTGTTGATGGAAGCGTGCTTGATTCTACAGAAAATCATACTCTGGAAACCGCTAAAACCCTCAGCTCTGCCCTGAACCTTCATCAAGACAAGTTTGAGCAGGAACTTAAAGTTATTCCGGCAATCTATAATATTTCGAGCGGCTATATATCATGGATGGATATTGATAAAGAAGCGCTCTCTATTCCAGATCATTAA
- a CDS encoding helix-turn-helix domain-containing protein: MNAMIKQAVDHWRYVAPLLSKPENDQDFHALIEALDELLDIAGDDETHPLIGLIHQLGDLVSAYENEHLPMPKGDGRAALAFLMAQQGLSQSDLPEVAAQSVISEILSGKRQLNIRHIKALSERFNVSADTFF; this comes from the coding sequence ATGAATGCAATGATTAAGCAGGCGGTTGATCACTGGCGCTATGTTGCCCCATTGCTCAGCAAGCCGGAAAATGACCAGGACTTTCATGCGCTGATTGAGGCGCTGGATGAGCTTTTGGATATTGCCGGGGATGATGAAACGCATCCTTTAATCGGGTTAATCCATCAGCTTGGCGACTTGGTTTCTGCCTACGAAAATGAACACCTGCCTATGCCTAAAGGCGACGGGCGCGCAGCGCTGGCTTTTTTGATGGCACAGCAGGGGCTGAGCCAATCTGACCTGCCCGAGGTGGCGGCGCAATCCGTCATTTCAGAGATACTAAGCGGCAAGCGCCAGCTCAATATCCGCCATATTAAAGCGCTGTCTGAACGCTTTAATGTTTCAGCGGATACTTTTTTCTAA